TGGAATCCATTGATTTTTACTACTTAAATATACTTCATTCCATGCATGAGGTCCATAGCCACCCTGTCCATTATAACCTAATCCAGTAACTACCTTAACCTTGAGTCCTTGTGATCTAGCCATGATAGCATATAACCTAGAGTAATCAATACAGACACCACGCTTAGTATCAAATGTATTCTGAGGTGTCTGCTCATGCCATATTCCCTTTTGTTCATAATCATCGACTTTATCATAATCATAATCTATTCTACTGCCCACCCAATCATAGAGTAGACGAGCTTTCTCTTCCTCTGAATCACCTTGCTTCACAATTTCAGCAGCTGCTTGCTCAACGTCAGCAGGAATCTTGTGGTCGATGATATCATACTTACGCTGTAGTATTCCTCCAAGCTCTTTCTCAACAGCTTTGGTGAACACTGGAAGATTGTCCTTAATTAGATTACCAGACAACGGTTCAAGAATAGACTTCGCACTATCCTTATATATGGCAGAAGCCTCTACATATTGACTAAAGGTACTTAGTGGATTCAGCGTGACATAAATAAAAAGGACAGTCACAACAACGATACAACGTGCTGCACCAATCAAAGTTCCTATCCCAGCACCTGCAATACGGCTAACGATGTTAGCAGGTTTACCTCTACTTGTAGCAAACAAGGCGAAGCGTCGTCCGAACAGTAAGGCCACTAACATATGCAGCAAGAAGCGAATGATACTATACCCAATAATAAATAACACGGCAAATCTCATAAGCGGAAAATCAGCCATGGAAGTTACCAATGTATAATACATCTGTTCCCAGCCCTTAAGATCTCGGTTAGGTAACCTACTTCCATAGTCTGCTAACCACTGTTGAACCTCTGAAGATAACCACAATGTACAAGGAATAGATAAGGCAAGCGCAATTAAAGTAAGCAACCCATCCCGGAACAACGATAGAAATCTTCCAGCAGAGTTAGAAGCCCCTCTACGCCATCCCTGAAATAACGATACTACGATAATTAACAATAATAATATCGTTACCAAGTTAAACTCTTGAATACTCTCCACCCAAGAGTACAGCATTAAGACAACCCCCTATGAACGATTGTAGGGATGGAGAACATCTCTATTTACCCACTGTATCGCTCTTTTTAGCATCTGTGATAAACGTTTTGATCGTATCCGTTACTTGCCATTCCCCCAAATTAACACCTCTAAACGTGACTTTCACCTTATCTTTTCCAGCTTGACCCTCTAAGAGTAAATTTGGGGTCGTCACTGCGAAAGTTCCGTCACTGCTCGTTGTATATTTGGCATCCTGAGCTTCCTTTATCATTGCATTCATTGCTTCTTTCTTTACGGTATCGACCGTTGCATCCTTCACAGAAGCTACACTATTACTTATCTGATCCAGAGAAACACCACTGTACACGAGAAGTCCCACCACAATAATAATAACAAGTGCCCATTTCACCATCGTTTTCACTACATTAAGAACAACAAACAATACAACGAGGGCAATGATGATGATCAACCAGTTTTGCTTAAGAAAATCCATCCATACCTGTACATCCATTACGATAACCCCCCATCTACTTTGCATAACAAATGATCCTCATGTCTGCGTAGAATCATATTCGCTAATTATACATTATTGACAGTAAACCTGTCAGCCTAACCCTCTTTCGAACAAAAAAAGGGTATAAGTTGTCCTGTTCTAACGTACAAGTAGATAGATTGAATAAACCCCTAGCTTCCTTTATTGAAAGGAGTATCTCCATGAAAACTGCTCTTTGGCTGTACTTGTTTTTGTTCTTAGCCTTTTTTGATCTCCATGCCCAATATCCAATACTTACTCCATTCGCAGTGTCTCTTGGAGCAGCTCCTGTATTTATCGGCTGGATGATGGGCATTTATGCGCTGACTCATATTCCAGGCAATCTTATAGCAGGAACGGTTATAGATCGTCATGGAAGTCGCCGCTACATCATTTTCAGCCTTGTATCCGCAGGTGTCATCTTACTTCTTCAAGCACATGTAGAATTCCCTTGGCAACTCATTGTCTTGCGATCACTCAGCGGTTTTGTGCTTGCCTTTCTTTCCCCAGCTTGTCTGGCTTTGCTTGCATCCTTATCACAAGACTTAGTAAAACAAGGGAAATACATGTCAGGACATGGTGTCATCCATACCCTTGCATCCGTAATCTCGCCTGCTGCTGGAGCCTTTATTGTAGCTAATGTTGGATTCGCAACTACCTTTCAGAGCCTTGGTTGGTTGCTCATCGGAACTGGAATCATGGCCATTTTCTGTGTCCCAGCTCCCAAACATCTGTCAAACTCTTCTCAACATGTATCACAAGCTAATGTCAACAGCACGACTCCGATACCAGCAGTCATTCCTTGGCGTTACTTCGTGTTACCTTTCGTTATTTCCTGTGCTCAAGGTATCCTCTTCTTTGAACTACCTCTTCGAGATACCGGCATATCCGGGATGATGTCGACGGGAATTCTCTTTTCAGTCCTTAGTATTGGCGCTCTCTTTACATTATGCTTACTTTTCCTGAACCGATATTCTCCTTTTAAGCGTGTCGTTGCAGGTGTTTTACTCATGGCCCTTTGTTTCTTTTGTCTGGCTGCTGTTCATCGTATTCCATTGATGGTTACTTTGTTTATCTTAGGTTCTGCCAAAGGGCTTATATTCCCAGCTATGGCATCTCTATTTATTAAATTAAGTGGGGGATTTAGATTAGGTAGGGTCTTCTCTTTACAATCGATTGCCATGTCCCTTGGCTCCTTTATCGGACCTGTAGCTGCTGGACAAATTAGAGGCAACATTTCTCCTTATTTTATCGGTTTTTTACTGTTAATGCTGGGGTTAATGTTACTTCCTGTGTATCGTAAATCAAGCTCTATCCCTTACCCATCCGTCTTACACAGCAATCCCGACTTAATCTAGGGCTATAACCTATTCGTCCTTTTATAGGCTGTTATACAATCATTTAACCCACCTCCACATAGGATACAGTGTGGTAAACAACCACAAAGGTGAAAGTGGGGTGAAACATAATGAGTCAATTTCATCAAGCATGCTGTCCTCCTGTAAAGACTGCACCTATAGCTGTAGCGCCTGTATGTCCATCGGTACTAGGAGCATCTACAGGAATTATTCTGGTACTGTTTATCTTACTGGTTATTATTCTACGTACTTTTTGCTTCTAAACCACTCCTAACATCTTATATACGTGGCCCCGCCTAATTTACAGGCGGGCCGATATTTTTTGCATGCTTAGCGCAAAAAGAGCTACACTAGAGATACTCGGATGTTACATATCTACATTTCCCGGGTAATTTCGAGGAAATCACTCCTTTTAAGCTGAGAGGTAAACGTCATGTGTATCTATATAATTGTCGAAGGTAAGAACGACCGCAGTAAGCTCCGCCCTTTACTCCAGCCTGAGATAAACATTGTGTGTACATTCGGAACTCTGAATTCAGACAAACTTGAAGCCTTACGAGAACAAATCTACGATCATGAAGTATATTTATTTATGGACAATGATAGTTCTGGCAAAAAAATTAGAGGTATACTCAGAGATGCTTTTCCGGATGCTACGCAAATCTACACAAGCCCGGGTTACGCCGGAGTAGAAGGAACTCCTGAAGAGTACTTAATAGCTCGATTAGAAAAGGCCGGACTTCAAGAATTTATTATTTATGAAGCACAGTAACACAAAAGCCTCTTACAAGTCACCGTGTACTGTGACTTATAAGAGGCTTGTTTATTGATTATTATCTGTAATGAACACCTTACTTTGCCAGATCCTTGATATCCTGTGCAAGTACATCTACAGTTACATTCTCTGTATCATTAGCATTATACAATTTACGAACTTGATTATCTCGATCGACTAATGCAATTAGATTAGCATGGGAATAGTTATCTTTGTTATTCCCAACAATAGCAATTTTAAATGATTTCTCGGCTAGATCCCATATTTTCTGCTTATCTCCTCTAAGGAAATACCAACCGTTATAATCCACATTGAACTTATCACCGAACTTTTTCATTTCTTCCACAGTGTCTACCTCAGGATCAAATGAAATAGAGACGAATTCCGCTTCTTTCCCAAATGTCCCATCCTTAATCAGTTTATCCTGTACTTGAGACAACATAAATGTCGTGACAGGGCATACATCAGGGCAATTGGTGAAGAAGAAGTAGAATAGTCTTACTTTGCCCTTCGTATCATCACGCATAACCGTGCTTCCATCAACATTTTCTAAAGAAAAATCCTGAACTTCTGCAATGATCGGTAGCTTTTGTTTACCTATGTCTAACGACTGAACGAGTAAATACCCAGCCATGATGACCATGACAGATAACAGAAGCCAAGTCCATTTGTAACGTTTTAGCATTTTTATCAAAAACTCCCCTCCGTAATTGCCCTGTCAAAGCGATTTAATGTGATGTATTAATAATCAAAACGATAAGACTTACCGTTAAATAATTTATGGAAAAGAAGAACATAGTCTTGGCCCATGCTTCGGTATCTTTCGCTTTAAATCCTGTAAATGAAAGATACAACCATACAAGCGACAATCCTAAAGATATAATCATGTAATAGATACCTGCATATCCATAACTGTACATTAAAATGGGTATCGGTATTAAACAAATAATGTAAGGAACCATTTGGATTTTAGTCCGTGGTATTCCCTTCACAACAGGTAAAAGGGGATATCCCGCTGCCCGATACTCTTCAACTCGCCGAATTCCAAGTGCCCAGAAATGAGGCGGCTGCCATATAAATAATAACGCAAACAACAATATAGCTCCCATATCTACTTTACCTGTGACTGCGACATAACCAATGAGCGGTGGAACCCCCCCTGAGATTCCACCAACAGATGTACTCCAAGTAGATGTACGCTTCAACCAAAGTGTATATACCACAACGTAAGCCAGCATACCAACGATACCGAACACGCCCGCAAGCACACCTGAAAAAGTGAATAAAATCGTTAATCCTAGGACTCCTAATATTATGGCATACCATAATACTACCCCTGGTTTCAACTTACCTGTAGGAAGTGCACGTTCTCTGGTCCGTTCCATCTTCAAATCCAGTTCACGGTCAAAGTAGTTGTTAAAGACACAAGAAGATGCAAGAATAAGGATGGTACCCAGGAGAGTTAGAATCATTTTTCCAAACTGAATATCCCACTGGGACGCAAGCCAATAACCCGCAAAAGCAGACATAAAGCTTGAACGGATGATTCCCGGTTTCGTTATATTAATGAAATCTCTCCAGGTTGCTGATTTACTAGGTGGCTTCTTGCTTGATGAAATCGCTGCGGAATCCGAAGAGACTTGATAACTTATGTGATTATCCACTCCTAAATTTCCTCCTTTTGAATGTATAGTAGAGGAAAAATAGCCTCCGCTATAAAGTTTATCATATTAAAAGTAAAAAGTGTTCGCCAATTGGCCGTATTTAATTTCATCATTTCGACAATTTGATGACATTTGTTCACTTGACATACCAATAAAATGATTCAAAAATGGGTAATTACTATAGTAAGACTAAAATTAAGGAGAGATCGCAATGGACACTGGCACACATTTAGTTATGGGAATATCGCTTGCAGGGCTAGCCCATATCGATCCTGCCGTGGCGGCAAGTCCTTCACTCGCCATAGCTGTTACAATTGCAACCGTATTAGGTTCACAAGCTCCCGATACAGATAGCGTATTACGTTTAAAGAATAACGCTGTGTATATACGCAACCACAGAGGAATTACTCACTCACTCCCTTTTTTACTGTTATGGACCGTGCTTATCACAGGTCTAATTTCATTAATATTTCGTGATGCCTCCGTTCCTCACTTGGCACTCTGGACTGGTATAGCCGTATGTGTTCATGTATTCAGTGATCTATTTAATACCTATGGAACTCAGGCCATGCGCCCATTTACTGAGAAATGGATATCGTGGAATATCATTCATATTTTTGATCCATTTATATTTGGTACTCACCTAACCGCCATATTGCTCTGGGGACTTGGTATGTTACCTCCTGCTCCACTATTCTCTATTCTCTACGGTTTAACTGCCGTTTACTACATTTGGAGAACTCTCGTTCATTTCTCAAAGACAGCAGAAGTGGCCAGACTTGATGCTAAGAATAAACAAGGCGATACCTATTACGTCATTCCAACCATATCCCTCAACCATTGGCATGTTGTCAAAGCGCAAAGTGATGGCAGTTATGATATGGGTACTATTCATTATCATCAACTGGAGTGGAAGGATCATGCAATATCTTCCAAGCATCCAGCGGCTGAACACTCTAAGAATCATTCAAACGTTAAAGCGTTCCTCTACTTCACTTCATTTGCTGTCGCAGATGTAGAAGTTACATCTACTGGATTCATCGTGCGTTGGGCTGATGTTCGTTATCGTCATCGAACCCAATATCCTTTCGTAGCTGTGGTTGTAATGGATAAAGACTTCAACACTAGAGCGTCATATATCGGTTGGCTTAGCCACGAAAAGATGAATGAAAAGTTATACATTGATTATTCCTCTTGACATTAGCAAGCAACATGAGTCTAATATAATAAAAAGCCCAGAGCAAGTGCTCCGGGCTTCTCTATTCATGAGAATGAAATTACTGATTCAGGTTAGAACCCGAAAGAGACTGTTCTGCAAGCTGTACTAGACGTTTAGTCATGTATCCTCCCAAAGAACCTGTCTCACGAGAAGTATAGTTACCATAATAACCATCCTGAGGAATTGTTACACCAAGTTCTTGAGCTGCTTCCATCTTCAATTGTTGAAGTGCTGCTCGTGCCTGAGGTACCACCAAATTGTTTGAACTAGATTGTCCTTGTGCCATATTAAAAATCTCCTTTCACTTCTCAAGTCTGTTAATGAAGTGCAAGCTTGCAAGCTTAGTATGGCTACATTTTGTAAGGTTATTCGGTAGACTTTTTATTTTAATATGGAGGTTTTTGACATGAGTAAGGTTTTGTCAATTTGGTTCTCAGTTTCGTCTATACTTTTGCTGGCAGCTTCCGCCATTGCTATCAGTCATTATGCCTGGCTTGCCTTACTTCTAGCTGTTCTAGCTATCTTTAATATCGGCTGGGGATTTATAATTAAAGCTAAACATCGGAAATCCTCAATTAAGAGCTGAATTAACGCTTCTTAGGTAAAAAGCCCATTCTTTCCTTCACATCATCCACTGTGCGCGTGGCTACTTCTAGAGCGCGTTCAGCTCCCTGAGCTAAAATATCATGAATTTGACCTGATTTGCGTATTTCCCCATAAGACTTCTGTAAAGGTTCTAATACAGCGATGATTGATTCTGCAACATCTTTCTTAAACCCACCATACATAGCGCCCTCATACTTAGCCTGAACATCCTTTATGGGCATGCCAGCACACTGCGAGTAGATACTCATTAGATTACTGATTTCAGGCTTCGTTTCAAGATCATATCTCACTTCAGAGCCTGAGTCTGTTGTAGCACGGCTAATCTTTTTACGAATAACATCAGGTGGATCCAAAAGGGTGATATGACTTCCAGGGTTAGGATTACTTTTACTCATTTTTTTGCTGGCATCATCAAGCGACATGATTCTCGCTCCCACTTCGGGATAATAGGCTTCTGGAATAGTGAAATATTCACCATAACGATGATTGAAGCGACTAGCTAAGTCTCTTGTCAATTCTAAATGTTGCTTCTGATCGTCTCCTACAGGAACTAAATCTGCATTGTATACAAGAATATCTGCGGCCATTAGAGAAGGGTACACGAATAAGCCTGCTCCAATAGAATCTTTACCTGCTGATTTATCTTTGAATTGAGTCATACGTTCCAACTCACCCATCGATGTTAACGTTGTCAACAACCATCCTAGTTCTGCATGTGCAGGAACGTGAGATTGTAAATAAATATTTGATTTATTTGGATCTATTCCTGCCGCAATGAATAACGCAGCCACTGATTCCGATTGCTCACGCAGTGCCTCTGGTTCTTGTGGAACAGTGATAGCGTGCAAGTCCACTACCATGAAATAACATTGATAATCATGTTGCAACTTCACGAAATTCTTCATCGCACCAATGTAGTTACCGAGTGTGAGTTGACCACTTGGCTGTATGCCTGAAAGTACCGTTTTCAATGCAATCCCTCCTCATTTTAGAAAACAAAAAAAGCCCCATCGTCACAAAGGGACGCGAGACGTGGTGCCACCCTAATTTATTACAGTGAATACAAAGAATCTTCACAGATCCACCTCACTGTAACCTTGATATCCTGTAACGGAGAATAAGCCGGCTCGTCTAATAAAGAATTAAGAATAACTCCTGTTCAACACAGCACTCATGGGTCCATTGGGCAAAGAGGTTCCACCGATTCGCATCATCCATCGGCTTTCTGAAGGAGTACCCCTTCTCTGCTTACTTATCCCTGTCATCGTATTTACCTTATCACATTTAACTTCTACAGCAATGATAAAACTTAGGTGCGTCGTTGTCAAACTCCTTTTTTTACGAATAACTTATAATCTGGTATGATAAATTAAGTTAAGGTAAATCCATTAAATTTATAGTGGGAAAAGGAGCATCGATATGAAAAAAGTGACTAAAGGAAAATGGAATGATTTCGATACATATATCCTTCATAGCCATAATCTTGAAATTACACTGTTACCTCAATTGGGTAACAACGTGATTGCTATTTGGGATAAGCTTGAACAGCGGCATGTTATTCGCCCGCCTGATGAGCAAGATCTCGATTTCTATATGCTGAAACCTTATCATTTTGGTATGCCTATGTTAATTCCACCGGGAAGAATTAGAGACGGTCAATTTACTTTTGAAGGTAAAAATTATCAATTTGATCGAAATACGGCCGGTGATCATCATATTCATGGCTTACATAGAACTCAAGCGTGGTGCGTCAGTGACATTCAAGAAGATGAAGAATGCTGCATCGTTACGACGGAATTCAATACAGCCGATGATGCCAAATGGATGGCTCAATACCCAGCTCCACTCAAACTTGAAATGACGTTCAAACTTCAAGGAGCAAAATTCACTCAACATTTAAAAGTAAAACACTTAGGAGAAGGTACCATCCCATTTGGAATTGGATATCACTCATGGTTTCTACTGGACGGTCGTCCTGAACAATGGAAACTTCAAGTGCCTGTAAAAGCTCTATACGACATGGATCATGATCTACTTATAAATGGTGAACTTCTGCCATTGAACGACCTAGAAGAGTTAAATTCAGGCTTAAATCTGAAAGATACTAATTTTGATACTCTTCTAAGAGCAGATACAGAACAACCTACGGAAGCCATCTTGCTTCATGAAGATGGTTACGGAATTAAATATGCTGCTGATCGTCGTTACTTCAAGCATTGGGTACTTTATACTAAGGGAATCGCACATGATTATCTATGCATTGAACCTTATACGTGGCTACCCAATGCTCCCAATCTTACACAAGGACCTGAGCTAACAGGATTAATCACACTAGAACCTCAACAGTCTTTTGAAACAGAACTTTATTTAGAAATCATAAATCGCCCTAGCGTTAATTAAGCAATCTATAACTCCACCTTCGGCTTGCCCATACGGCAAGCCTTTTTCTGTATACCTTAAGTTATTTAAAGCGCTATATTTCATTTGAAATTCAAGCAATAATTACCAACCTTTTTCAGTCTCCTTTGCCGTATGTTTTCAAATGTTTATAACCATAATAACTTCATAAAGGTACAGAGGAGGTGACAAACATGGGTCAAGCAGGTCAACAAAATCAAGGACGTAGTGGTCGTTCTAACAACTTGGTCGTTCCTCAAGCAAATGCTGCTTTACAACAACTTAAAATGGAAGCAGCTCAAGAACTTGGTGTGACAATTTCTCAAGATGGTTACTATGGAAATTACACTTCCCGTGAAATGGGTTCTTTGGGAGGATACATCACTAAACGTTTAGTACAAATAGCTGAACAACAATTATCGGGTCAATCTAACCAATAATTGAGTTTCGCCATAATTACATTAAAAGACGGCCTTTTCCCCAAAGGTCGTCTTTTTCTTTACAAATGAAATCGTATTCAAAATATAAAATATAAATTAATATAATTCCGATGTGGTGTCTTGATATGTATTACGTGGATAGCGAATCATTAAGTTAGCCATGTTGTAGTTGGATTCGAGTATTGCATCAATGATAATGGTACCCTGACGTACCATAAACTCATAAAATATTTCACCGTGAGTCCAGTGATGTTTATATTTAAGACTTTCTAGAGCCATTAGCCGAAATGAGGCTTGATGTGCTGAACTAAGACCACCTTCAAATGGAGATAATTTGCCATTGCGACCTGAAATCGGGTTGTGGCGAATCCCAAATTTCCCTACTGCATTATTTCGTATTTGCACAAATAAAGTTCCTGAAGATAATCCTGATAATTCTACTTCCAATTCCTTAAATATCATGTCAAACTGTCTCGCCAATGAGAGTTGATCTATTTTGATCATATTGTCCCTTCTTCCTCTTATACCACCCGTCTAGGGCTTATGACTCATTATAGTCCTTGTAAATTGAAGCATCAACATAATGCAACATAATTGGGTATTTATTCCTAAAATTTGCGCATTTATGGTTTTTTTACATGTTATATTTAGATAAAAACCCCCTATATTCGACACATTAAGTCATAGTTAATGTTAAACAACCATCTTCCTAAAGGAACGACAGCATTCGTTTTCCGCTGAAATATGAAAGGTAGTTACTTTTCAATCATTTATAAAAAGAGAACCTCAATGAAGATGAGGTTCCCTTTTATCACTTTATATTTATACTAAGTGCTCCGTCATTTGCAGGAACTCTTTAACATCAGCAATACACAGATCCATCGCACTCTGCCAGAACTCAGATCCTGTTAAATCAGTATCTAAATGCTTCAACGCTAATTCCTCTACCGTCATCACACCTGTATCTCTCAATAATGCATCATATTTATCGGCAAAGGAAGCTCCCTCTTGTTGAGCACGCACATAAAGCCCCGTACTGAACATGTAACCGAATGTATAAGGATAGTTATAGAAAGGTACCCCTGTAATATAGAAATGAAGCTTGGATGCCCAGAAGTGAGGGTGATAGGAAGAAAGAGCACCACAATAAGCTTCTTTTTGTGCCTCTTCCATTAATTCGCTAAGTTCTTGAGCACTGACAAGTCCCTCTTTACGTTTGTCATAAAAACGTGTCTCGAACAAAAATCTAGCGTGAATATTCATGAAGAATGCAATACTATTTTGAATTTTTTCTTCTAACAGCCCAATTTTCTCTTGAACATTATTAGCATCTTTAACTAACGCATCTGCTACGATCATTTCTGCAAAAGTTGATGCCGTCTCAGCAACATTCATCGCATAGTTCTGATTCAATACAGGCAGGTCGTTCATCAGGTGTTGATGATAACCATGACCTAGTTCATGTGCCAAAGTTGAAACGTTAGAAGGTGTACCGCTAAATGTCATAAAGATACGTGTTTCTTTACTTAGAGATAGTGAAGTACAGAACCCACCTGGACGCTTACCTGCACGATCCTCTACCTCAATCCACTGCTTATCAAAAGCCATCTCCGAGAAATTAGCTAACTTGGGACTAAACTTCCGAAATTGTTTCACGATATTCTCAGCAGCTTCTTGATAAGTTACTTTGCTAGATACTGCACCTATTGGCGCCTCCACATCAACCCAACTTAACTTATCTACACCGAGAAGCTTAGCCTTACGCTCTAAGTATTCGACAAACATAGGTTTGCTATCGATAATGACCTTCCACATTGCATCTAATGTTTTTTCTGACATCCGATTAATCGCTAGTGGCTCTTTTAGTACTTGATCCCAGCCTCTACGACCATACAGCTTAAGTCGGAATCCGGCTATGTGGTTCAACGTATCTGCACAATAGTCCTCAGCTTCTGTCCATGTATGTTCCCATTTCGTGAACATTTCTTGTCTTGCATTAATATCTGGAACATGGAGCTTATTCGCAGCTTGCCCAGCGGATAGCATCACGGTCTTTCCATCCTCTTCAAAGGGGATTTCTATGCGACTTACAATCGTATCATAGAAGTCGCTCCAGCCATGATATCCGTCCACTGCTAAATCCAGTGCCAAACTTTCCAGCTCCGGACTTAGTTTCTCACGTGCAAGATCACGACTCTCATTCAAAATAAAAGAAATGCCTCGTACTTCTTCCCGCGCCATCCATTGTTCCCATGTATGATCATCCGTGCTGCGCAGTAAGTTATCAAACTCTCCACTGACACTTTGTAGTTGCGCCTGTAAGGAAGTTACTTTACCAGAGAGCTGAATAGCTTTCTTGTCCTGTTGATTTTGAGCTCCAAGACACGAGACGAAAGCAGCTGCTTCAGACAATCGTTCGATACAACTCGATAGAGAAACGATAAACTGATCAAAAACAATCGTCTCCTCAACACGGGTTGGAACTTTAGCAGTAAGCATTATGTTCTTAATTTTCTCTATGTCCTGTTCAAACGTTAGTAAGAAGGAGGCAAATTCTACGGAAGACGATCCCCCTGAAAATAATGATTCTAAATC
The nucleotide sequence above comes from Paenibacillus sp. IHBB 10380. Encoded proteins:
- a CDS encoding M3 family oligoendopeptidase, which translates into the protein MKSNLALTWDLESLFSGGSSSVEFASFLLTFEQDIEKIKNIMLTAKVPTRVEETIVFDQFIVSLSSCIERLSEAAAFVSCLGAQNQQDKKAIQLSGKVTSLQAQLQSVSGEFDNLLRSTDDHTWEQWMAREEVRGISFILNESRDLAREKLSPELESLALDLAVDGYHGWSDFYDTIVSRIEIPFEEDGKTVMLSAGQAANKLHVPDINARQEMFTKWEHTWTEAEDYCADTLNHIAGFRLKLYGRRGWDQVLKEPLAINRMSEKTLDAMWKVIIDSKPMFVEYLERKAKLLGVDKLSWVDVEAPIGAVSSKVTYQEAAENIVKQFRKFSPKLANFSEMAFDKQWIEVEDRAGKRPGGFCTSLSLSKETRIFMTFSGTPSNVSTLAHELGHGYHQHLMNDLPVLNQNYAMNVAETASTFAEMIVADALVKDANNVQEKIGLLEEKIQNSIAFFMNIHARFLFETRFYDKRKEGLVSAQELSELMEEAQKEAYCGALSSYHPHFWASKLHFYITGVPFYNYPYTFGYMFSTGLYVRAQQEGASFADKYDALLRDTGVMTVEELALKHLDTDLTGSEFWQSAMDLCIADVKEFLQMTEHLV